A region from the Vicia villosa cultivar HV-30 ecotype Madison, WI linkage group LG3, Vvil1.0, whole genome shotgun sequence genome encodes:
- the LOC131660766 gene encoding protein phosphatase 2C 53-like, translating to MEEMSVAVPLRASNSVCDNSTIANHMDVSRLKLMANAELISNAITTISADSFIGSEEDRIGDNMDNEVGVSAVATPLHGREREILVLNMISQGSDELLVPEVDEDDSMSLEGDPIIYSTLSIASENSSVCGDEFFSSEDNSDFRTRSSMDSMDIDKNISSVEVVTRAAVFDNSNAEEDIISEPLAVASSLGDETGVRSVPVPTTAVLHQLPLEKGVSGTVGRSVFELDCTPLWGFTSVCGKRPEMEDAVAVVPRMLKIPIQMLNGNKRYDGINKDFNQQTVHFFGVYDGHGGLQVANYCRDRMHLALAEEVELFKESLIIGSPKDDCQDLWKKAFTNCFLKVDNEVGGKVNCEPVAPETVGSTAVVAIVCSSHIIVSNCGDSRAVLCRGKEPMALSVDHKPNRDDEYARIEAAGGKVIQWNGHRVFGVLAMSRSIGDRYLKPWIIPEPEVTFLPRAKDDECLILASDGLWDVMTNEEACDLARRRILLWHKKNGSELSSVRGEGIDPAAQAAAEYLSNRASQKGSKDNITVIVVDLKAQRKFKSKT from the exons ATGGAAGAAATGTCGGTTGCTGTGCCGTTAAGAGCAAGTAATTCAGTTTGTGATAATTCAACCATAGCTAACCATATGGATGTTTCAAGACTTAAGTTGATGGCAAATGCAGAGTTGATATCGAATGCTATAACTACGATATCTGCTGACAGTTTTATAGGTTCTGAGGAGGATCGTATTGGTGACAATATGGACAATGAGGTTGGTGTTTCGGCAGTCGCAACACCTTTGCATGGGAGAGAAAGGGAAATTCTTGTGTTGAATATGATATCTCAAGGTAGCGATGAACTTCTAGTTCCAGAAGTTGATGAGGATGATTCGATGTCATTAGAAGGAGATCCGATTATTTACAGCACTCTATCAATAGCCAGTGAGAATAGTAGTGTTTGTGGAGATGAGTTCTTCAGCTCGGAAGATAACTCAGATTTTAGGACAAGGAGTTCGATGGACTCGATGGACATAGATAAGAACATCTCTTCTGTCGAAGTTGTTACTAGGGCTGCTGTTTTTGACAATTCAAATGCGGAGGAAGATATTATTAGTGAACCCCTTGCTGTAGCATCGAGCCTTGGAGACGAAACAGGAGTTAGATCCGTCCCAGTGCCTACTACAGCTGTTCTTCATCAACTACCTCTTGAAAAAGGGGTGAGTGGAACAGTCGGTCGGAGTGTTTTTGAATTGGACTGTACCCCACTTTGGGGATTTACATCAGTGTGTGGAAAAAGACCTGAGATGGAAGATGCCGTTGCGGTTGTACCTCGGATGTTGAAAATTCCTATTCAAATGCTAAATGGTAACAAGAGATATGATGGAATTAACAAGGATTTTAATCAGCAGACAGTTCATTTCTTTGGAGTATATGATGGCCACGGTGGCTTGCAG GTGGCAAATTATTGTCGTGATCGTATGCATTTGGCTTTAGCTGAGGAAGTAGAATTGTTCAAGGAAAGTCTAATAATTGGAAGTCCCAAGGATGATTGTCAAGACTTATGGAAAAAAGCTTTCACTAATTGTTTTTTGAAGGTTGATAATGAAGTTGGGGGGAAAGTTAATTGTGAACCTGTTGCACCAGAAACTGTTGGTTCCACTGCTGTTGTAGCCATTGTTTGTTCATCCCATATTATAGTTTCTAACTGTGGTGATTCCAGAGCGGTTTTGTGCCGTGGAAAAGAACCCATGGCTTTATCTGTGGATCATAAA CCAaatcgagatgatgaatatgcaagaATCGAGGCAGCTGGTGGCAAGGTGATACAATGGAATGGTCATCGTGTATTTGGAGTTCTTGCAATGTCAAGGTCTATCG GTGATAGATATTTGAAGCCATGGATTATTCCTGAACCAGAAGTTACATTCCTCCCTCGTGCAAAAGACGATGAATGTCTCATTCTGGCCAGTGATGGCTTGTGGGATGTCATGACGAATGAAGAGGCATGCGACTTAGCTCGAAGACGCATACTTCTCTGGCATAAGAAAAATGGCTCAGAGCTGTCCTCAGTAAGGGGAGAGGGAATCGATCCTGCTGCACAGGCGGCTGCAGAATACCTATCAAACCGTGCTTCGCAAAAAGGAAGCAAAGATAACATCACTGTCATCGTGGTAGATTTGAAAGCTCAACGGAAAtttaagagtaaaacatga